A genomic segment from Acyrthosiphon pisum isolate AL4f chromosome A3, pea_aphid_22Mar2018_4r6ur, whole genome shotgun sequence encodes:
- the LOC100568512 gene encoding uncharacterized protein LOC100568512, with product MPKKKPIPVEDLVVPPQDTRICGTICVCQMTAVLSSVAIVYLTVAIYMPTMREFKSGISEDPVVCTTTRNVSSQKCDWSSCSEWCLSKPSGGCAQIYVNIRQNGSALLLHNCSHVVNKTCFGFDPENAKRYTCIRDECKTLTGTFNCTEGVCINITDAFRCEFRNTEPPLKCNEYRGKITCMAIAGLNSCLRGECSRILEPYNCDRRCVDIPTRNKNVIVLSGDRTFLARCDAAAHLPGYMEGDPLPGEIEDGDGGIIENERRRRIWSEEQDDVLIASCMSVVLGGPPGDLLATDCVNGSLLRQDVLADFANFSHLTNLNAQSDRPIVAGDVVAPREHKLLIAKDSHLHINLEGCVNTLRGECDVFIRRFGKDGSDHNARARFRCFYATGIPELAVVRFDLGRTYKEFLVASVVPVVMLVISCLTLILCQRTVEVGDDAKMRFKRKSIRTLFPLHDRELDSIAGHRPSTVDLDNTSL from the coding sequence ATGCCGAAAAAGAAACCGATACCAGTAGAAGATCTGGTGGTGCCGCCGCAGGACACCCGGATATGCGGTACGATATGCGTGTGCCAGATGACGGCAGTGCTGAGCAGCGTGGCCATCGTGTACCTGACAGTGGCCATATACATGCCGACCATGCGGGAGTTCAAGTCGGGCATATCGGAGGACCCGGTAGTGTGCACCACCACCAGGAACGTGTCGTCGCAGAAATGCGACTGGAGCTCGTGCAGCGAATGGTGCCTGAGCAAGCCGTCCGGCGGCTGCGCGCAGATCTACGTCAACATCCGGCAGAACGGGTCGGCGCTGCTGTTGCACAACTGTTCACACGTTGTCAACAAGACGTGCTTCGGGTTCGACCCGGAGAACGCCAAGCGGTACACGTGCATCCGGGACGAGTGCAAGACACTGACCGGCACGTTCAACTGCACCGAAGGCGTGTGCATAAACATCACGGACGCATTCCGGTGCGAGTTCCGCAACACGGAGCCGCCGCTCAAGTGCAACGAGTACCGGGGCAAGATCACGTGCATGGCCATAGCGGGCCTGAACAGCTGCCTGCGTGGCGAGTGCAGTCGCATACTGGAGCCGTACAACTGCGACCGGAGGTGTGTGGACATACCTACCAGGAACAAGAACGTGATCGTACTGAGCGGCGATCGGACATTCTTGGCACGGTGCGATGCGGCCGCGCACCTGCCCGGTTACATGGAGGGCGATCCGTTACCGGGGGAAATCGAAGACGGCGACGGTGGCATCATCGAAAACGAACGGCGGCGGCGGATATGGTCCGAGGAACAGGACGACGTGCTGATTGCGTCGTGCATGAGCGTGGTGCTGGGAGGGCCACCGGGAGATCTGCTAGCCACGGACTGCGTCAACGGGTCGCTACTGCGGCAGGACGTGCTGGCCGATTTTGCAAACTTCTCGCACCTAACCAACCTGAACGCGCAGAGCGACCGACCAATCGTGGCCGGTGACGTGGTGGCGCCTCGCGAACACAAACTACTTATTGCCAAGGACAGTCACCTGCACATTAACCTGGAGGGCTGCGTGAACACGCTCCGCGGCGAGTGCGACGTGTTCATTCGACGGTTCGGCAAGGACGGTTCCGACCACAACGCTCGCGCCAGGTTCCGGTGCTTCTACGCCACCGGCATACCCGAGCTGGCAGTCGTCCGGTTCGACTTGGGCCGCACGTACAAGGAGTTCCTGGTGGCGTCTGTGGTACCGGTGGTTATGCTCGTCATATCGTGCTTGACGCTCATCCTGTGCCAGCGAACGGTCGAGGTGGGCGACGACGCCAAGATGCGGTTCAAGCGTAAGAGCATCCGGACGCTGTTCCCACTGCACGACCGCGAGCTGGACAGCATCGCCGGCCACCGGCCGTCCACCGTCGACCTGGACAACACGTCCCTCTGA